From Streptomyces sp. NBC_01551:
GTCTGCAGAAGGACTTCGGCGAGGAGCGGGTCATCGACACCCCGCTCGCCGAGTCGGGCATCGTGGGTACGGCCATCGGCCTCGCGCTGCGCGGCTACCGGCCGGTCGTGGAGATCCAGTTCGACGGGTTCGTCTTCCCCGCCTACGACCAGATCGTCACGCAGCTGGCGAAGATGCACGCGCGGGCCCTGGGCAAGATCAAGATGCCCGTCGTCGTCCGCATCCCCTACGCCGGCGGCATCGGCGCGGTCGAGCACCACTCGGAGTCGCCCGAGGCGCTGTTCGCGCACGTCCCGGGCCTCAAGGTGGTCTCGCCGTCGAACGCGAGCGACGCGTACTGGATGCTCCAGCAGGCGATCCTCAGCGACGACCCGGTGATCTTCTTCGAGCCGAAGCGGCGCTACTGGGACAAGGGCGAGGTCGACGTCGACGCCATCCCGGACGCCCTGCACGCGGCGCGGGTGGCCCGTGAGGGCACGGACATCACCCTGGCCGCGTACGGCCCGATGGTGAAGGTCTGCCTGGAGGCGGCGGCCGCGGCGGCCGAGGAGGGCAAGTCGGTGGAGGTCGTGGACCTGCGCTCGATGTCCCCGATCGACTTCGACGGGCTCCAGGTGTCGGTGGAGAAGACCCGCCGGCTCGTGGTCGTCCACGAGGCCCCGGTGTTCCTGGGCACGGGCGCGGAGATCGCAGCCCGCATCACGGAGCGGTGCTTCTACCACCTGGAGGCGCCGGTGCTGCGCGTGGGCGGATTCCACGCCCCGTACCCGCCCGCCCGCCTGGAGGACGAGTACCTGCCGGGCCTGGACAGGGTGCTCGACGCCGTCGACCGCTCGCTGGCGTACTGAGGAGCCACGTTCATGACCATCCGCGAATTCAAGATGCCCGACGTGGGCGAGGGCCTCACCGAGGCCGAGATCCTCAAGTGGTACGTCCAGCCGGGTGACACCGTCACCGACGGGCAGGTCGTGTGCGAGGTCGAGACGGCGAAGGCGGCCGTGGAGCTGCCGATCCCGTTCGACGGCGTCGTGCACGCGCTGCGCTTCGAGGAGGGCACCACGGTCGACGTCGGCCAGGTGATCATCTCCGTCCAGACGGACGCCGGTGCGGCCGAGGCCGAGGCCGTGGCCCCGGTGGCGGCTCCGGTGGCTGCCGCCCCGGCCCCGGCGCAGGCCGAGGAGCCCGCCGCCGCGGCACGCCAGCCCGTGCTGGTCGGCTACGGCGTGTCCCAGGCCTCCACGAAGCGCCGTCCGCGCAAGGCGGCGGGCGGCGTGGCCACGCAGAACGGCACGTCGGCCCCGGCCGCCGTTCCGGCGCAGCCCCAGGCCGCCGCCGCGGTCCCGGCCGCGGTGAACGGCAACGGGCACGTGGCGGTCGAGCGCCCGCTGGCGAAGCCGCCGGTGCGCAAGCTCGCCAAGGACCTCGGCATCGACCTGGCCACCGTGGTTCCCACCGGGGACGGCGGCGTCGTGACCCGCGAGGACGTGCACGCCGCGGCCGCCGCGGCGATCGCCCCGCAGGTGGCGGCCCCGGTCGCGGCGGCCCCCGCGCCGGCCGCGGCCCCGGCTCCGGCTCCGGCCGGGGTTCCGGTCCAGGTCGCCGCCGCGGCGGCGACCGAGCGGGAGACCCGGATCCCGGTCAAGGGCGTCCGCAAGATGACCGCCCAGGCCATGGTCGGCTCCGCCTTCACCGCCCCGCACGTCACCGAGTTCATCACCTTCGACGTGACCCGGACGATGAAGCTCGTCCAAGAGCTCAAGGACGACCCGGACCTCGCCGGTCTGCGGATCAACCCGCTGCTCCTGATCGCCAAGGCCGTCCTGGTGGCCATCCGCCGCAACCCGGACGTCAACGCGTCCTGGGACGAGGCCGCCCAGGAGATCGTGCTCAAGCACTACGTCAACCTCGGCATCGCCGCGGCAACCCCGCGCGGCCTGATCGTCCCGAACATCAAGGACGCCCACGCCAAGACGCTGCGCGAGCTGTCCGAGGCCCTGTCGGGTCTGGTCGCCACCGCCCGTGACGGCAAGACGTCCCCGTCGGACATGCAGAACGGCACGATCACCCTCACCAACGTCGGCGTCTTCGGCGTCGACACCGGTACGCCGATCCTGAACCCCGGCGAGTCCGCGATCCTGGCGATCGGTGCGATCAAGCTCCAGCCGTGGGTCCACAAGGGCAAGGTCAAGCCGCGCCACGTCACCACGCTGGCGCTGTCCTTCGACCACCGCCTGATCGACGGCGAGCTCGGCTCCCGCTTCCTGGCCGACATCGCGGCGGTCCTGGAACACCCGCGCCGCCTGGTCACCTGGGCCTAGCCCGGTACGCCCCGCGCCGATGGCCGGTCTCCCTCCCGGGAGCCCGGCCATCGGCCGTTACCGGGCGAAACCCGCGCGCGGGATACGAGGTCACGCGGATCCGCCCGGTCCTGGAACAGCCGTCGCAGGCCTGGCGCGAGCGCGGTAGCCTCCTGCCCGGAGAGAGGGGGCTCCCGTTGCCGATCGCCGAGTTGCAGGTGTGCTCCGTCGAGGAGGCCGACGTCACGGGCGGGGTGTGCGTCGTCCGCGTCATCGGCGGGATCGCGCGCGCCGGGCAGGTGTACACCGCCGGCGGGGTGCGGCTCGGCCTGACCCGGATAGAGGCCTGGGGCCGCACCGCGGAGTTCGTCGACCCCCCGCACGCGGCGCGCGCCCACCTCACGGGGCCGATGGTCGCGCTGCTCGCCCGGGGGCAGGTGCTGACGGCCGTGCCGCCCGCCGGGCACACCCTGGAGGACCTGGAGGCCTGGCTGGCCACTGGTCCCCCGCTGCTGGACGAGCCGCATCCGGACACCCTGCGCAGCCTCGCCGTCGGGCGGATGCAGGACGACGGCCTGCCGGACGGGGTACGGCTGCGCTGGGGCCGGGTGGCGCTGGCCGCGGCCCGGCGCGCCGCCGAGTGGAGGGGCGCGGACCCGCTGGTGCGGGGCGCGGAGTTGGCCGCCGTACGGGGCTACCTGATCGAACGGTTCGGCCCGGGCCCCGCCCCCGACGGGGGCGGGGATCCGGCCGCGCTGTGCCGGGACCTGCTGGCCCTGATCGACCTGACCCCGCAGGAGGCAGCCGCGGCGGCCCGCACCTGGCGGGACCTGCCGCGGGAGCGCATCCTGCACCTGCGGCGCGTCAAGAACCTGCTGCCCTGGATGGCCCGGGTCCGGCCGCACCTGGCGGATACCGACCCGCTGGCCCGGGCGGTCGACGCCTGGACGGCGATCCGCCCGCAGCTTCCCTAGCCCGCTTCCCTAGCCCGCCCTCGAGGCGTTGCCGAGCACCTTGTCCGGGGTGATGCGCACGACCACCCGCACGTCCTCCGGCTGCGCCTCGGCGAACTCCTTGCCGCCGTCCGGGCCCAGGTACTCCTGGGCGATGCGCGTGGTCACCGCCCGGCCGGTGTCCTCGGAGAGGGTGGCGGTGCCGCGGATCTCGACGTAGAGGAAGGGGTTGGCCAGGTCGAAGACGGTCAGGCCGACCCGCCCGTCCCGCAGGAGGTTGCGTTCCTTGCGGCGGCCGCGCTCGGTGGACACCAGCAGGTCGGTGCCGTCGCGGGTCACCCAGACCACCGAACTCTGCGGTCCGCCGTCGGGGTTGAGGGTCGTGAGGACCGCCGGGTGCGGGGCGTCCAGGAGCTTGCGTACGGTGTCGTTCAGCTCAACAGTCATGACAGGCAGGCTAGTTCGCGCATCCGGCCGGGAGCGGGCGTTTTCCGCGTCCGGCCCGACTACGCGAGGTCCGGGGACAACTCCGTCAGGTCCGGGGCGGCGGCCGCTACGCCGCCTTCCAGGGGAGGTTCAGCCACGGGCTGGCGGGGTCGGTCGTCAGAGCCCGGTGCGTGGTGACCATCTCCTCGTACCAGTGCCCGAACTCCTCCTCGTCGAAGTGCAGGCAGCGCCCCAGGACGTAGGCGGCGGACAGGTCCTCCCACGACCGGTACGCCAGCCGGCACGCCTCGCCGGCGCGGACGACGGCGTCCTCGGTCTCCGCGAGCGTGCCGAGCCGGACGCCCAGGCCCCAGCGGGCCATCTGGGAGGCCCGCCCGTAGTCCCAGGCCTCCACGGAGCGGATGAACTTGCCCTCGCCGAGCAGTCCGTCGGCCCGGAAGCGCTGTTCGTAGCGGGCGATCCGGCCGATCAGGCGCTGCACGCCCGCGATCTCCCCCTCGACCTCGGCGTTCGGCCGGGGCGTGGCCAGCGTGACGCCCTCGGGGGTGAGCTGCGGTTCGGCGGCCTTCCTGGCGTTCGCGCGCAGGCTGTACTCGGCCGCGTGCCGCCAGTGCTCGACGTCGACCGGGCCCGCGAAGTCCTGGGCGAGGGCGCGGCGCACGCGCAGCGCGTACTCCCACACCGGGCTGACCAGGTCGGCCGCGAGCAGCTGTCGGGTGGTGTCCAGCCAGTCCTCGCGGGTGGTGACGCCCCACCACTTGTCGAGCTTCTCCCGCTCCTTGGTGTAGCCGTCGCCGTGGTACGCGAGGGCGTTCCAGAACATCCCGTTGTGGACGGACAGGTGCGCGCCGCAGGCCAGCCCGAACGCGACGGGGCCGTGCAGTGGGCCGCCGACGTGGAGCGCGTGGACCTTGCCCTGCTCCAGACCGGCGTAGCGCGGCTTGCGGCGGTAGTGGAAGTCCCAGGTGGCGCGGTGGGCGGGGGAGGCGGGCAGGAACACCTCGTAGGGGGTCCCGGGATTGACGGCCAGGTGCGTCGCCCCGCCGTCCGGGAAGTGGTCGACGAACCAGCCCAGGTTCTGGCCCTCGAAGACCAGATCGGGGGTGGGGACGGGCAGCATCCCGGAGGTGAACACGACGTACGCGAGCCCGCGGATCTGCGGGAAGTACGCGGGGTCCAGGCGCACGCGGGTGGGGTGCGCGTCCTGGTACGCGCGGGATTGCGGGACGTAGAGCAGGGCGAGGGAGAGCGCGTCGAGGTAGGCGGGCCAGTTCCCGGCCGCCTTCGCCTCGTCCAGCTCTCGTTCTACGGCGCTCGGCGCGGTCCAGGTCCCCATGCGCCACACCCTAACCGGGGCCCCGGACGGGCCGTTCGGGCCGGGGTGCGCACGCGCGGCGCCCGGCCGGGGAGGGGCCGGCCGGGCATCGGCGTTTGTCGGCGTGCGGTCAGGCGGTGACGCCGCCGTCGGCGACCAGGTCGTGGCCGACGACGAAGCTCGCCTCGTCCGAGGCCAGCCACAGCACCGCGGCCACGACCTCGTCCGTACCGCCGACGCGTCCGAGCGGGACGGCGCCCGCGAGGCGCTCGGCGCGGTCGGCCTCGCTCTCGCCCGGGCGGAAGGACATGGAGGTGTCGGTGGCGCCGGGGCTCACCGAGTTGATGCGGATGCCGTCCTTGATGTGGTCCAGCGCGGCGACCCGGGTCAGGGTGCTGACGGCGGCCTTCGAGGTGGCGTAGGCGGCCAGGCCCGGACGGCGGCCGTGGTAGCCGATGTTGGAGGACGTGTTGACGATGACGCCGCCGCCGTTGGCCCGCATGTGGACGATCTCCTGCTGCATGGCGTGGAGCGTGCCGTTCAGGTTCACGTCGAAGGTCTTCTTCCAGGTGTCCAGGTCGATGTCGCCGACCGGGCTGGGCTTGGTGAAGATGCCGGCGTTGTTGTGCGCGATGTGCAGCGCGCCGTGCTCGCGCACCACGGTCTCCACGAGGCGGGCCATGTCCTCGGGGACGCTGACGTCGGCGGTGACGGCGCTCGCCTTGCCGCCCTCCTCCTCGATGAGGCGGACGGTCTCGGCGATGGACTCGGCGCGGACGCCGGAGGCCACCACGGTGGCGCCCTCACGGGCGAAGGCCAGGGCGCTGGCCCGGCCGATGCCGGCGCCGGCTCCGGTGACCAGTACGACCTTGTCCGCGAAACGGTTCGTCATGACGGGAACTCCTCAGGCAATCGAGTGGTGTGGCGAGGGGAAAGCGGTACGGAGGGAAGCGCGCGCCCTCAGGCGCGGCGCGACCGGAACAGCAGGGTGGCCAGCAGCGCCGTCAGGGCGAACGCCCCGGCGGCCAGCGCGAAGGCGAAGCCGTAGCCCGACGCGAGGTCGGCGGCGCCGGACTCCCCGAGGGAACGGGTCCGGGCGGCGGCCAGGGTGACCAGCACCGAGAGGCCGAGCGCGGGGCCCGCCTCCAGCGCGGTGTTGGTGACGGCCCCGGCCATGCCGGCCTGTCCCGGGGCCACGTCCGCCATCGCGGAGACGGTGGATCCGGCGAAGACCATCGCGACCCCGGCGGCGAAGAACAGCAGCCCGGCCAGGATGAGGCCCGCGTAGGCGGTGTCCGGGCCGATCCCGCTGAGCAGGGCCAGGCCGACGGCCGACAGCCCGAGGCCGGTCAGCATCACGGTGCGCGGTCCGAAGCGCTGCACCAGGCGGCCGACCACGGAGCCGGTGGCGACCAGGGCCAGCCCGAAGGGCAGGAAGGCGGCGGCGGCCTCGGACCCCGAATAGCCCCGCACCTGCTGGAAGTACAGCGACAGCATGAAGAAGATCGCGGTGATGCCCGCCGATCCGAGGAACACCGCGGCCAGGGCGACGCCCCGGCGCGGCGACGCCAGGAAGGACAGCGGCAGGATCGGCCGGGCGGCCCGCATCTCGACCCTGACGAACAGCGCCAGCAGGACGATCCCGCACACCAGCGGTCCCAGGGCGCCCGGCGAGGTCCAGCCCCGCTCGGGGGCCTCCACCAGGCCGTAGCTCAGCAGCGAGATGCCGGCGGTGACCAGGACGGTGCCCGGCACGTCGAGCTGGCCCCGGCGCTCCGTGGGCTCTCCGGCGGGCAGCAGCCGGCCGGCGGACCCGGCCGCGACGGCCGCCACGAGGACGGGGACGACGAAGGCCCAGCGCCACGAGTCCGTGGCGGCGACGACCCCGGACAGCAGCATGCCCGCGGTCCCGCCGAAGGCGGCCAGGCCACCCCAGAGGGCCATCAGCCGCGCCTGCCGGGCCGGTTCCGGGTAGGTGATCCCCACCAGCGCGACCGCCGCCGGAACGGCGAGCGCCGCGCCCGCGCCCTGGGCGAACCGGGCCACCAGCAGGGTCCAGACCTCGGGGGCCAGGCCCGCCGCGGCCGAGGCCACGCCGAACACGGCCGTACCGGTGACGAAGGCCCGGCGGGCGCCGTAGAGGTCGGACAGCCGGCCGCCGAGGAGCAGCAGGCCGCTGAAGGACACCCCGTACGCGGCGTTGATCATGGCCAGCTGGGCCGAGTCCAGCCCGAGGTCGCGCTGGACCTCGGGGAGCACCACGTTGAGCACGCTCATCGCGAGGATCAGGGTGAACTGGACCGAGGCCAGGACGGCGAAGGCCAGGGACCGGCGGGGCGGGCGGCCCGGGTCCGGGGAGCCCGGGTCCGGGGAGCCCGGCTCCGGGGCGTCCGGGAGGAGGTCCTCCCGGGGGGCGGCAGCGACCGCTGCGTCCGACTGCATGTGACTGCCTTTCCTGCGGGGCGGGGGCGGGGCGGGGGCGGGGCGGGTGGCCTACTGGGGCAGGCCGATGGACTGGGAGTGCCGGAACACGTTGAGCGGGTCGTAGGCGGCCTTCACACGCTGGAGCCGCGGGTAGTTGCCCTTGTAATAGAGCGTCTGCCACGGCACCCCGGAGCGGTTCTGCGCCGGGTCGGCGATGTCGGCGTCCGGATAGTTGATGTAGCAGCCGTCCGTCTGGGCGCCCGGTACCGGATAGCCGCCGGTGCCGGCGAAGACCTCGCTGTAGACGTCGCGGGTCCAGGCGATGTTCTCGGCGTCGTCGGCCTTGTCGGGCCAGAAGCTCTGGAACAGCCCCTTGAAGATCGAGTCCCGCTGGGCCGAGGCGGTGGCGTCGGAGGGAACCGTGTTGATCTTTCCGCCGAAGGAGAGCAGCACCACCATCGACGCGGCGTTCTCGTGGTCGGTCCGCGTCAGGTGGCGGTACATCGAGCCGATCTGCGCGTCCGTGAACCCCTTGCGCAGGTACGCCGACTTGTGGTGGCCGCGCAGGACCGGGCTGGTCAGGGTGGGGTTGGACGTCCCCAGCAGCTTCGCGGCGGTCAGCCAGGGCAGCCGCTGCGGGGTGAACAGCTGCGGCATCGGGCCGTGTTCGCCCGCCGACTCCGTCATCGGGCGGGCCGCGTCCGTGCCCAGCGCGGCCGTGATCTCCTTCAGGTAGTCGGCGATCAGCCGCTCCGCGTCCGGCACGGTCGCGTCGATCTGCGTGAGCAGGCCGATGCTGCCGTTGGACTTGTGGTTCATCATCAGGAAGCTGCACAGGTTGGCGTACGGGGAGTCCGCCGAGGCGTTCTTCTGGTGCCAGTCGCCGAAGGCGCGCACCATCGCCGTGAACTTGTCCTTGCTGAGCGAGCTCCACGGCAGGCCGACCGCGCTGACCAGGACTTCCTTGGGCGGCTTGACGAGCTGCTCGGCGGGCGGCCGGTTCTCGGTCCCGGGGGTGCGGAACCAGTAGCGGGTGACGACGCCGAAGTTGCCGCCGCCGCCTCCCGTGTGCGCCCACCACAGCTCGCGGTGCGGGTCGTTCTTCTCGCGGGTGGCCACCACGGCCTTCGCCTTGCCGGACGCGTCGACGGTGACGACCTCGACGGCGTACAGGTGGTCGATGGAGAGGCCGTGCTTGCGCGAGAGCATGCCGTAGCCGCCGCCACTGAAGTGGCCGCCGGCGCCCACCGAGTAGCACATGCCGCCGGGGATGGTCACGCCCCAGCCCTTGAAGAGGGACTCGTACATGTGCAGCAGGGTCGCGCCCGCCTCGACGGCGAACGCCTTGCGCTGGGCGTCGTAGGAGACGGTGTTCAGCGCGGAGGTGTCGATGACGACGCGGACGTCGGGGTTGAACACGAAGTCGCAGTAGCAGTGGCCGCCGCTCTTGACCGACAGCCGCTTCTTGCCGTCCACCGCCTCCTGGACAGCCCGCACCACCTCGGCCGTGCTGCGCACGACACGGACGGAGTCCGGCCGGCCGACCCAGCGGGTGTTGTTGCCCACCACCAGGTCGGCGTAGCGCGGGTCGTCGGGGGTGACGACGATCGGCGCGGTGCCGGGCAGGGCCGCCGGGGGCTGGACGGGGGAAGTTTCCGCGGCGGCCGCGGCGGGAGCCAGGGCGCCCGCCTCCAGGGCGGTGGCGCCGGCGATGACCGCTGCCGTCGAGGCCAGCACGCTACGCCTGTTCATCGAGGTCATGATCTGCTTTCGGTCTTCCGGGAGAGTGGGGGTCGGCCGGCGGGTGCCGGGTCGGGTCAGCCTGACCGGGTCAGCCGGACCAGGTCAGTCCGAGTCCGAGCCGTTCGGCGAAGTCCTGGGTGCGGTCCACGGACCACTTGTCACCGACGGGAGCGTTCTCGCCCAGGCTCACGGGGTATCCGGCGAGGCTGAAGAACCGCTCGAAGCCGCCGGGCGTGGTGATGACGCGGAAGTCTGCGGTCGCGCTCTCCACCAGGTACGAGTGCGGGATTCCGCGGGGGAGGAAGAGGGCGCCCGATCCGGAGACCTCGAAGGTCTGGTCTCCGAGGGTCATCACCAGTTCCCCGCTGTTGACCAGGAAGACCTCGTCCTCCAGGGA
This genomic window contains:
- a CDS encoding FAD-binding oxidoreductase produces the protein MNRRSVLASTAAVIAGATALEAGALAPAAAAAETSPVQPPAALPGTAPIVVTPDDPRYADLVVGNNTRWVGRPDSVRVVRSTAEVVRAVQEAVDGKKRLSVKSGGHCYCDFVFNPDVRVVIDTSALNTVSYDAQRKAFAVEAGATLLHMYESLFKGWGVTIPGGMCYSVGAGGHFSGGGYGMLSRKHGLSIDHLYAVEVVTVDASGKAKAVVATREKNDPHRELWWAHTGGGGGNFGVVTRYWFRTPGTENRPPAEQLVKPPKEVLVSAVGLPWSSLSKDKFTAMVRAFGDWHQKNASADSPYANLCSFLMMNHKSNGSIGLLTQIDATVPDAERLIADYLKEITAALGTDAARPMTESAGEHGPMPQLFTPQRLPWLTAAKLLGTSNPTLTSPVLRGHHKSAYLRKGFTDAQIGSMYRHLTRTDHENAASMVVLLSFGGKINTVPSDATASAQRDSIFKGLFQSFWPDKADDAENIAWTRDVYSEVFAGTGGYPVPGAQTDGCYINYPDADIADPAQNRSGVPWQTLYYKGNYPRLQRVKAAYDPLNVFRHSQSIGLPQ
- a CDS encoding SDR family NAD(P)-dependent oxidoreductase; translation: MTNRFADKVVLVTGAGAGIGRASALAFAREGATVVASGVRAESIAETVRLIEEEGGKASAVTADVSVPEDMARLVETVVREHGALHIAHNNAGIFTKPSPVGDIDLDTWKKTFDVNLNGTLHAMQQEIVHMRANGGGVIVNTSSNIGYHGRRPGLAAYATSKAAVSTLTRVAALDHIKDGIRINSVSPGATDTSMSFRPGESEADRAERLAGAVPLGRVGGTDEVVAAVLWLASDEASFVVGHDLVADGGVTA
- a CDS encoding PPOX class F420-dependent oxidoreductase, giving the protein MTVELNDTVRKLLDAPHPAVLTTLNPDGGPQSSVVWVTRDGTDLLVSTERGRRKERNLLRDGRVGLTVFDLANPFLYVEIRGTATLSEDTGRAVTTRIAQEYLGPDGGKEFAEAQPEDVRVVVRITPDKVLGNASRAG
- a CDS encoding MFS transporter translates to MQSDAAVAAAPREDLLPDAPEPGSPDPGSPDPGRPPRRSLAFAVLASVQFTLILAMSVLNVVLPEVQRDLGLDSAQLAMINAAYGVSFSGLLLLGGRLSDLYGARRAFVTGTAVFGVASAAAGLAPEVWTLLVARFAQGAGAALAVPAAVALVGITYPEPARQARLMALWGGLAAFGGTAGMLLSGVVAATDSWRWAFVVPVLVAAVAAGSAGRLLPAGEPTERRGQLDVPGTVLVTAGISLLSYGLVEAPERGWTSPGALGPLVCGIVLLALFVRVEMRAARPILPLSFLASPRRGVALAAVFLGSAGITAIFFMLSLYFQQVRGYSGSEAAAAFLPFGLALVATGSVVGRLVQRFGPRTVMLTGLGLSAVGLALLSGIGPDTAYAGLILAGLLFFAAGVAMVFAGSTVSAMADVAPGQAGMAGAVTNTALEAGPALGLSVLVTLAAARTRSLGESGAADLASGYGFAFALAAGAFALTALLATLLFRSRRA
- a CDS encoding DUF1266 domain-containing protein; translation: MGTWTAPSAVERELDEAKAAGNWPAYLDALSLALLYVPQSRAYQDAHPTRVRLDPAYFPQIRGLAYVVFTSGMLPVPTPDLVFEGQNLGWFVDHFPDGGATHLAVNPGTPYEVFLPASPAHRATWDFHYRRKPRYAGLEQGKVHALHVGGPLHGPVAFGLACGAHLSVHNGMFWNALAYHGDGYTKEREKLDKWWGVTTREDWLDTTRQLLAADLVSPVWEYALRVRRALAQDFAGPVDVEHWRHAAEYSLRANARKAAEPQLTPEGVTLATPRPNAEVEGEIAGVQRLIGRIARYEQRFRADGLLGEGKFIRSVEAWDYGRASQMARWGLGVRLGTLAETEDAVVRAGEACRLAYRSWEDLSAAYVLGRCLHFDEEEFGHWYEEMVTTHRALTTDPASPWLNLPWKAA
- a CDS encoding alpha-ketoacid dehydrogenase subunit beta, with protein sequence MAVEKMSIAKALNESLRKALETDPKVLIMGEDVGKLGGVFRITDGLQKDFGEERVIDTPLAESGIVGTAIGLALRGYRPVVEIQFDGFVFPAYDQIVTQLAKMHARALGKIKMPVVVRIPYAGGIGAVEHHSESPEALFAHVPGLKVVSPSNASDAYWMLQQAILSDDPVIFFEPKRRYWDKGEVDVDAIPDALHAARVAREGTDITLAAYGPMVKVCLEAAAAAAEEGKSVEVVDLRSMSPIDFDGLQVSVEKTRRLVVVHEAPVFLGTGAEIAARITERCFYHLEAPVLRVGGFHAPYPPARLEDEYLPGLDRVLDAVDRSLAY
- a CDS encoding dihydrolipoamide acetyltransferase family protein, whose amino-acid sequence is MTIREFKMPDVGEGLTEAEILKWYVQPGDTVTDGQVVCEVETAKAAVELPIPFDGVVHALRFEEGTTVDVGQVIISVQTDAGAAEAEAVAPVAAPVAAAPAPAQAEEPAAAARQPVLVGYGVSQASTKRRPRKAAGGVATQNGTSAPAAVPAQPQAAAAVPAAVNGNGHVAVERPLAKPPVRKLAKDLGIDLATVVPTGDGGVVTREDVHAAAAAAIAPQVAAPVAAAPAPAAAPAPAPAGVPVQVAAAAATERETRIPVKGVRKMTAQAMVGSAFTAPHVTEFITFDVTRTMKLVQELKDDPDLAGLRINPLLLIAKAVLVAIRRNPDVNASWDEAAQEIVLKHYVNLGIAAATPRGLIVPNIKDAHAKTLRELSEALSGLVATARDGKTSPSDMQNGTITLTNVGVFGVDTGTPILNPGESAILAIGAIKLQPWVHKGKVKPRHVTTLALSFDHRLIDGELGSRFLADIAAVLEHPRRLVTWA
- a CDS encoding cupin domain-containing protein, producing the protein MTTAHEDRSRLWGKGSVVTTELTAEQTGGVLGVTRFQALKGERGPRHTHSLEDEVFLVNSGELVMTLGDQTFEVSGSGALFLPRGIPHSYLVESATADFRVITTPGGFERFFSLAGYPVSLGENAPVGDKWSVDRTQDFAERLGLGLTWSG